Genomic DNA from Vanrija pseudolonga chromosome 3, complete sequence:
CTCGCACCACGGCAGTCAGCGGTCCCTGAGATTCAGGTCAGCGGCCAAACTCGAACAAGCGCACTACTCACGTCATCACTTGACCGTTCATACACCTCCATAGGCACAGCGAGGATTGTCTGCGCTGCAGAGTTGATGTTGCTAGACAGGCTCTTGTACGCAGCCTGCACACCCTCGCGCACATCGTTGGGCTGGTTGGCGTACCGACTtcgctcctccgcctcctcgtcatcagaAGAGTTGCCCTGGCCAGTCGCTTCTAGAATCACACTGTCCCCCGGCTTGCCGCCAAGGACGCCCtcagcgcgctcgagcacaaCCTGTGTGCCGGTTGCGAGCCGAGCACCCAGCTTcatgagctcgagcgcagTCGACTTGAGGAACGAGTTGGtgccgcgctgcacgcccCGTGCCACACGCCCGTCCTTGCGGTACTGCTCGATCGGCAGCAGGATGAGATCTGCCATTCCAGAGCCGACATTGACCACAGAGCGGATGGGCGAAATGCCAGAAATGACGTCGGCAAGCTGGTTGGCCTTGACGTCGGGCGTCCAAATGTCTTGGAGCAAGTTGGAGAgtcgcgtcgagcccgtgATGCCCGACAGCGTTACGTGTCGTAGCGTCATCTCGGCCCCGTCAAAGTGGAAAAAGTTCATGAGCTCGATGGTGCGTCCTTGGCGGAGTGCACCATAGTCGACGCGCTTGGGCTTGTagtcgagcttgagctcgaccGGGAAGATCTCCACGTGCTGGAAGAATGGCTCCTTCTTCGGCTCAGCCTCGGCTGGAACTGGTGCAGTCTGTGGCGCCTGGAAGCTGAAGAGGAACTTCAAAAAGTCGAGAGCATCTTGATCGACATGCAGGCGGAGAGGGAGGATTTTGGCCTGGGAACGTGGCGTCAGTTCCAACCTCCTCACAACCACTCGGCGCGACTTACCCTCACGCGAATCTCCTCATCCGGGGCAGGTAATGTAGGGCGCACCGTGACAATCTCCAAGCGTACCATGTCGGCATCCGTCTCGCGGAGGTTGCCCCGCGAGTCCGACTTCATCTCCGTCAGGAACTTCTTCCATGTCGACGTCTTGATGTGGTCAAGAATGTCAAACGAGCGGGCTGTGACATGAACACGTGAGGCGGTCGGATCCTCCGGTCCGTAGAtatcgacgtcggcgcgcagatCCGAGAGTGAGAACTCGATCTGTCCGCGCTTGGACCGTGTCAGACGCTTACCGTGCAGGCGGACATGAGACCGCTTcgtcggcacgggcgaggaACGAGCCCCCGGTCCAGCCTCGGGGAATGTCTGCCAGCTGCTTTGGCTGGCCGTCTCCGCGGCTCCGAGGTCCTCTAGCTCGTCATCGATcgccgcgagcagctgcgTCGAGTCCATATCGCCCCGGTTCCCATCAAGACCAATGTAAATCGAATTGAAGAGGACCGAGCTTGTCTTTTCAATCGATGCGTCTGCCTTTTGACCGGAAGCGAGTAGCTGGCGAATCTTCTCCAGACGGCGTCGAACAGACTTGATCTCGTCTTCAATGTCCTTGCGTGTCTTCTGCCAGTCGTAGCCGTCGTGCAGAAGGACGGATACACTGCAGTTCTGAACCCTGACGCGAGTCCTGCCGGTTCGTGTGTCTTCATGGTTGCTGAGGACAGGAAGAGTGTTCCAGTAGTTGGCGTCCTCCTCAAACGGTTCGGTCATGATGACTCGAACTGTGCCGCCCCGTACATCGCCGTgcacgagcacctcgtcaTCCGTACTCTCCCACGAGCGGAGCGACTCGCCCGTTGAACGATCAACCTTCGGCCCCGTCTTGGACTGCCGGGCGGCGTGGTCAAGATAGTCGAGGTTTGTTGGGAGATCGTCCTCGATCATGTCGGCGCCGGACACAATTTCAGGCGCTTGTCCAAACGCTTCGAGGTCCACGGAAGCGAACACGTCGATCGTCTGATCGAGCGACatgtggcggcggggaggaggagaggacTTGGTGACAGGCTTGGCCGGTACCAGCTTGCTCATATCCCctgccagcgcgccgaggctcgCAAACGAGTCTGCACAAGCCGTTACTCTcaccgtcgcgccgaggacgtcgacaaggacgcTTTCTTGTGGGATCATGGAGCGAAGAATCTGAGTGTCCATCGACACAATCTCCACCAGCTGGGCATATCCCGCGCGTTTCCATGCCTCGAGCGAGAACGGGTGACCCATTTGCAACGGCCCAGCAGCTCCGAGGTCGTCAATGGCGAGCAGATTGACaccggcgaggccgaggtccaAGGTCGTCTCGTCCGCGTCGCTTTCAAGTGCGGTTCGCAGTTCCAAATCGTTGGCGACAACGAGAAGGGCGCCATCCAACGTCGGGGCAGAGACATGAGCACTGCAGTCGTTGAGGTTCAACTGGATCCGGGTGACTTCGCTTGGGACGACATCCTCAAACACGCCCTCCGGTGTCTTTGCGTACCGTGCAAGATCCTGTACCCATTCCAGATCTTTCGTCACGAAGACCGTGCACGCCGAAGCGGCCAGCTTGATGCCCGTCGCCTTGGTGCGATCGGCGTGCGTGATGGACGAGAAGCGGAGGTGAACTAAGGGTTGAGAGTGGGTAGTTAAGGTCAACGGGGTGGTACGACCAAAGAGACGGCTGGGCTCAGCGCCAATGTCCTCTAGATGGAACAAGTCGGCGTCCATGGCAGACAGGATGATGGACGTTTCCTGCTTGTTGACCTTGTTCGACTCGAGCTTCACGTCCAGGTCTGAGGCATGCAGCGAAACGATTCGCTCAGAGCCGCCGGCATTGGGAGGCTGTTTACCCTTGGGGATAAGAAGGGCGACTTCCACTTCGCTGACAACAACGCGGAGCAGGGTAGCAGccaactcgtcgtcctcgtcgtcgacagcggaactcgaagccgacgacgacgccttaGAACCAAAGAAGCGACTGCCAATCATCTTGAGGTCGTCGCGAGGTTTCGGCGCGGAGCCGTCTCCAAATGCTCCGTCCAGCCAATGCgtgatgtcgtcggcgaagAACTGCAGGCCCTCGACCGTCGGCTGACGAATCTTGGCCTGTACAGACGGTATCTTGCAGGACACTGTCTGGGTCTTGACTCCAGTAGCAGGCGCGAGTTCAGAGTTGACCGACACTGACGGTAGCAGCAGTTCTTCGTCCCCTGGGTCAGGTGCTAACGGTCCAATAACCAAGAACGCGGATGACCGCTTGTCTGGTGTGAAAGTCAGCTTGGGTCCAAGCCTGGCCTGGCTGCCCGCACCTGGAACGCGGCTGAACAAGAACACCATCTTCTGCCACTCGAGACTGATCCCTCCCTTGGCCGAGGGCTGCTCAAATGCCCCAATGCTGGGTCTCCTAGCTGGTGGCGCCTGCACTGGGTCCTGTGCCACCCTGGCCTGGAGACCGTGGATGTCTATAGTGACGATCCCTGAGCGCAGGTGTGCACCGTCGCCCCAAGAGCCGCGCCTGGCGGGTGGTGCAGGACAGCGAATATCAAGACGGATCGTCGGGCAGCGCACCGTCAGCAGGGTGCGTGGTTCCTCGATGGACCGCCGCCCAGCGGATGTGGCAGTCAAATCGTCGATGATCGAGTCGCTCCGCAGCGGCACGAACGGTCGGGGACCAGCGTGCAGCGATGTCGGTGTGGGTGCATGCTCGCTTGGTGATGACTGCACGAGAGGCGCCAAGGAGCGGAGGAGTGGCAGGAGACGCTCCACAAGAGACAGGTCCAAGAAGGCGTGGACAGGGAGAAGCTCAATCGCGGCCGCTAAAACAATCAGCATTGCACAGGTGCCATGACCTACCGTCCCTGTGATCCAAGCGCTTGCGCACTGATAGCGCCGGGCCAGCCGGTGCTTCCGACCCACTCGCGCTGCGAAGAATtcccttggccttgggcttgaccTTCCACACTTTCTCGCTGCTCCTCTTCTGAACACTTGCGTTTCGCCAGTCGATCGACTCAAACTCTGGAAAGGCAGACAGATCGGACGACCGCTTGTGCGCTGAAGAGAGGCTCGATGATGCGCCTGGTGGAATCTCGTACTGCCGTGACAGGTTGACGTCAAAGGTGAGGACTGGGAAGGAACCGCCTGGTggttcgtcgtcgccagtcTCCGCCGACGCAAGGTACTCGAAGAGCGAGATGTCGCCAACTGTGAGAGTCGCGACAGGGGGTTGTGGCCCAACGGAAGCCTTCTTTCGACCGTCGGGGCGCTTCCGCGGGCTAGCCTGAGGCACGAAGCCAGGTGCGGCATATGACGCCGCAATGTCCTCGAGTCGTAGACGCAAGTGGCCCATGGGCAGGTTCACGTTGGCAGGCTTCTGGAAGAACTGCTGAGCAGCCTCCCTGAATTCGTCTGTTGGCCGTCCCAAGTCATAAATAAGTGCAAGATAAACGCCATTGACATGGACCTTCGCGTCCAGGCGAGGTTGGCCGGTCTGATTATCCGTCTTACCAGATGACGAAGGCTCTGGCTGTCGAGGAGGGGACTGCGATGGTGGAGCTGCCGCCTGTGCGAGAGCAAGAAGGAAGGCTGCGTGCCGAGGAAGAATCACTGCCGACACAGTGCCGATCGAGAGATCGATGTCCACAGCAGGGAGCGGGTTAACCTGGGGAGccggggcgcgcgggggtgACCCGGGCTGAGGAGTTGGAGGGTAGGTCGTGGTCAGCTTGAGCACAATATCCTCTGATCCAAATGACAACAGGAGGGTTTCTGTTGGCTCTTCAGGCTCGGCTGCAGGCGTTGGAGTCGCCGTCCGGCTCGTGCGCTCCGAGGCGTAACTGTCCGCAGGGTGCGAGTCGTAAAGAGACCTCGgaggagctgctgcaggcgGCTGTTGAAATGGCGGTGtgcgaggccgcggcggcgtagcTGCCCGCAGTGGCACTGGCGCCGCAATGACCGGTGATGGTggcacgtcctcgacgggctcgaAGTCTGGCGAGGCTGGCGATTCTGCAGGCAGCTCGATGCGTGATTCTGCGGGCAGCTCGATGCGCGATTCTGGAAGCGGGATGTTGAAAGGATCAGGCGGTagcgacgccgtgctcctgAACACGTCCTCACCCCCCTCGGCATCAGTGTACACGCTGTGATAGATGCTTCGACTCGACGCGGTCGTCATGGTGCTGGCCCGCAAATCTGAAGGTGGTGCCGGAGGCGGAAGCTCGATGCGAGACTCTGGAAGAGGGACGTTCCATGGATCAGGCGGGAGGGTAGTCGAAGCCACAGACTCATCATCAGGACCTCCTTCCGCGTCGGCGTACACGCTGTGGTAGATGCTCCGTCCAGACGCAGCCGTCATGGTGCTGAACCTCAGATCCGAAGGAGCAGGCGCGCTCAATCGACTGGACCGGATATCCGTAGGCGGTACGATCACGCTCTCTCGTAGGTCGGCCACAGCCTGCGACATGGCCATGGAATGGAACTGGTCGCTGCTATCgtccgacgacaaggacgacgacgatgcggtAGACGGTGTGCGCGCGACAGGAAAGGGGCGCAGTACTGGCGGCTGCCTCTGCTCTGCCTGCGGCTTGGGGAGCGGAAGGAGGTACACGCCAACAGATGACACAGTGACAGCTCTGACCGTCTTGCGAGGCTCGGTTGAAGCCTCGGGGGTCTGATCGGCGTACGCCACCTCGCCTAGTCGAAGCTCGACAATGCCACCATGCTGGTCGTCCTCATACCGCAGCCGTACGCGGACCTGCTTGACGTTGATCTGGAGGCGAGAGAGGATACGTTCCACCAGACCAGTAAGAACGGTCGTGCTCTCCACCTGCTCGGGGAGTGGGTTCGCTTCAGGCTCGCTCTGCCGCCGGCTGGAGCCGCCACCAGCCGAGGGAAAGCCACCGGGCAGCGCCTCGCGGGAGAATGGGTCCGTGTGGGAGAGTATCAAGCTCTCACGGATAGAcctgtcgagctcggcaccctcgaacgcgtcgagctcatcgtgGACAAAGTCGTCGGCTGCCGAGGTGACCGAGCTCGCTAGGTCGATGGGGTGGTGCGAATGCTTGAGCTCTGAACGGCCAAGGTGGGGTAGGTTGGCAAGAGTGGACTTGCCTTGCGAAGGAGAGGGCGAAACCGTAACTTCCAGAGTCAAGGATTCGACAGCCAGAGAGAGCGGGTCGGACCATAGGTTCGGGAATGGCACGCGAGCAAACACCTTTGCCACCTCGCCCGAGGTCACCGTGAACGGGAGTGAATCTGGAATGAGGTCGTTTATCTCCTGTGGGGGTTGAGCACCAGCACGCCATGTTGCCACTCACCGTCGTGTCGATTTCCAAGCGCTCAATCTCGACCCATCCTTGGCTTATCTGCGCCTGTATCCGCTCTAcgtcgagcgaggacgagacgacgaAGCGCCCCAACGCGCGTCGTAGCACATAGGACAGGAAGCGGCGCTGGATGTTGGCCGGCAGAGATATCGAGGGTAGCGAGGGGAGGTTGAACGTGAGAAATGAGGGGAACCACATGGCGCGTGGGTTGCgttggtggtgctggcgttGTTACAGGTATGTTGTTGCTGGCGACATGCGAATGGGTCGGGGGGGAAGGTCACTGGGGCCGGGGCTTATGTAGGTAGTGTTCGTAATGTGTGAAATGCAAGAGCTTGAGGTGGCGTGTGGGGCGATGCGTATCAGAGTCGTGGTTCTTGTCTAGGGAGTCATTATGCCGTCTGAACAAGGATGATTGCGAGTGGAAGAGTGCTCGTCAAGAAGACAACGATGGGGAGGAGAGGGGTGGGGAGGATGGGCCTGGGTTGTTGCCACTCAacgccgtcatcgtcgcgTCTTCAAGGGTGAGTCGGTGGAGATCCGTGCAATGTCCGCGGAACCAAGTAACGCATCATCGCAGGTAACCGTCATCGCaggctcgacctcgacccctcCATCGCTCCCTTCCTCTCAGACCAAACCATGGCCTATATAGCATCTCCCACAGCAACGTAAGTCAGCTGCTGTTATCCCCTACTCACCATCCAGGTGGGACACGATCGAGGATGTCTTCTACCGCAAGGAGGAGGTCTACCAGATGGCGTGGAACGTACCCGACCTGTCAGACTACCTCGTCGCTGTGAGCCGGAACGGCGGTCCCATCGGTGAGCTTCGATGAATTCGATCTGAGCTGGCTGACTGTCAGCCCTCATGCGTGATGAACGCAAGATCCTACTGCAGAGCCGGCACACGGGCGGCAAGCCCAAGATCCAGGTGTACACCAGCTCTGGACGACTCATCGCGACCTTCACCGTGAGCAACTGCCATTGACCCGCGCTGACATCCCAGTGGGAGCTGTCACCGCCGATTCTCCTCCAGTTTACTGGAACCCACCTCGCTGTCGTCTCCGATGAGGGCACGTACAGGCTGTACGACCTCAGCAGCCCGGGCGAGTACACTCAGCACACGCTGGGCCCGGAGGTGGCCGACCTCGGTGTCGTGTCTGCTCGCGCGTGGGAGGACGGGCTGGTGGTCCTCACTGGTGGCCTGCAGTTTGTCGAGACGCGCGGGTGGAAGGGCGGCCGTGTGTCCCAGCTCGTGGACAGCGGACTGACCGAGGCGCCACACTCGTGGGCCGTCATCCCACCAGAgtactcggcgagcgggcACGTCGAGGTGCAGGTATCCACCGGCTCGACGGTGGTCACGCTCGATGCGCTGGAACGCGTCGACCAGCGGATCAGCCGTGGGCCATTCAGCCATATTGCGCTTAGCCCCAACGGCCGCTTCCTCGCTCTCGTCACCGCGACGGGCATGCTCTGGGTCGTGTCGTCTGACTTTGCGCGCAACCtctccgaggtcgacatcTCGCAGTTTGCAGGCAGCGGTACAGATCTCCATGGGCTCCCTGACCGCCTGCCCGAGAGAGTCAAGTGGTGTGGCGACAATGCCGTCGTGTTGTCCTGGGGCGGCAGAGTCGTGATTGTCGGCCCGAAGGGCGAGTCCATCCAGTACGACTACCCGCCAGCCGCTGTCATCGTCGGCGAAGTGGATTCACTCAGGAtcatctcgtcggcgacatGTGAGGTGCTGCAGAAGGTCCCAGGTGAGCTACTGAACATGGACCagagctgaccccagacgCACTCCTCGCCGTCTTTAGGCCCGGTTCAGACCACCCGGCAGCGGTGCTGTACGATGCTCTCGACCACTTTGAGCGCAAGTCGCCCAAGGCGGACGAGGCAATCCGGAGCATCCGGCCTGATCTTGCCCGCGCAGTCGACACTTGCATCGAGGCGGCAGGGCAAGAATGGGAGGTGACATGGCAGCGGAGACTGCTCAAGGCTGCTCAGTTTGgccgcgccttcctcgacctgTACAACCCCAACGACTTTGTCACGATGGCGCAGACCCTCAAGGTGCTCAATGCGGTCCGGTACTACGAGGTCGGAATTCCCATCACGTATCAGCAGTGGGTGCTCATTGTGATCAGTTGACAACCCACTGACACCACAGGTATACTTCCGCCGGGGCACCAGCGCTCATCTCCCGCCTGCTGACGAGGAACGAgcacgtcctcgccctccgcaTCTCCCAGCATCTCGGCCTGCGCCCCGACCCCGTACTCAAGCactgggccgccgcgcgcatcaCCCGCGCGAAGGGCGACCCAAGAGATACCGACGGTGATGCCGCGCTGTGCGATGCCATCGTCAGCAAGTTTGAaaaggagggcgagaaggacgTCAGCTACTCTGAGATTGCCCAGAAGGCATACGAGAACGGACGGGTGCGACTGGCTACAATGGTGGGTCCTAGTAGTCGTGATCGCCCTAACCCGCCAGCTTCTTGACCACGAGTCTCGCGCAGCCGAGCAAGTGCCCCTCCTCCTGAAAATGAAGCAAGACAAGATTGCGCTGGAGAAGGCCGTGGGGTCAGGCGACACAGACCTCGTCTACCACGTCCTGTTGCGCCTGCACTCCTCCCTCTCACCCGGAGAGTTcttcgccgtgctcgacgactcgCTCTCTCcgcagctcacgcccgcTGTCAAGCTTCTGCAAGTATACGCGAAAGAAAACGACCGACAGCTCCTCCGCGACTTCTACTACCAGGATGACCGGCGGACAGAGAACGCGACGctcgagatggaggaggcgggcaccagcgcggtcgccgaggagcggaTAGAGCACCTGAAGCAGGCTGCCAAGTTCTTCGGCGAGGATAAGGCGCGTGCCTTCGAGTCCAagatggccgacgaggcacagcgcctcctcgccgtccagcTGCTGTACGAGCGTGAGACGGACCACAGGCATGTTTTTGCCGGCCTGACGGTCGACGCGTTCATCACGGAGCTGCTCATTGAGAAGCTGGATAAGCGCGCTGAGCGTATCCGGGCCGAGTGGAAGGTGCCGGACaagcggtggtggtggctcaagctcaaggcgctcgccaagacgCACAGCTGGGAGGCCATCGAGACGTTTGCCAAGAGCAAGAAGAGCCCGATTGGGTACGAGCCGTTTGTGGTAGGTGTTGTCGGCCTCTCATTTCCACCCACCTACTAACCTCCCAGACCCACctcctctcgctcgacccACCGCAGCCCCTCCACGCGGCGAGCTTCGTGGCGCGGTgcgacgccaaggccagGCCGGACCTGTATGCCAAGTGCGGCCAGTGGGGCAAGGCTGCCGAGTCGGCCAAGGAGCGCggggacaaggacaagctcgagtGCGTGGAGCTTTGAGTGCTGAGACCACAGCTGACACACGCCGCAGGGAGATTCGCAGGTTGGCACCACCTGGCCTGCCACAAcgagaggtcgaggaggtcatCCGCCGACCAAAGTAGCTGTCTCAAGCACGTTAAATACCACGCATAATACCTGTAATCAATGCATGCACTACACTTTCTGGGGTCCATGCTTTTTGGTGCGGGGGGATGCACTATGCCACACCGCCCAGCCTCTACTTCTGCAACTCGTCCAGGATAACCTCCTCCATTGCCCGCACCGTATCGCTCTTGGTCCACAGCGACGTCATGATGTACGCGACGTTGCCGAGCGGGCGCGAGTGGATGCGgaagggcggcgccgagccagtggggtcgacgacggggtgcgcgcggaggcggtcgaggaaggcctggccgacgagcgagccgtAGTCTGCGTCGGGGTCGtgcaggtcgacggcgagcacggtgCCCATCGCCATGGCGCCCTTGACCTGGGGCAGGCGGGAGAGCTCATCAACAAACTTGCGGCGCCAGAGGCtccagcgcgcgctctcgTCCTTGGTGCTAACCCCCCAgtcggccttgggctcggcccacgtgtcggccgcgtcgttgtcctcgatcatcttgagcgcgcgcagcgcaacCGCACAGCCCATCGGGTTGGCAGTGTACGAGTGACCATGCAGCAGGGCGTCGACCTTGCGGTCGGAGAGGAACGCGTTGaagatggacgacgaggcgacggtCGCGGACAGCGGGAGCAGGCCGCCCGTCAGGATCTTGGCGTAGCATGAGATGTCGGGCGTCGTGCCcatcacgctcgacgcgttgTGGTATCCGAACCTGTAGAGGCCGGAGAAGACCTCGTCAAAGATGATGGGCAGGCCGCGCCACTCGTTCGCGTCGCGCGGGGCAGCGAGCTCAGCGGCGtacgtcgcgtcgtcgcgcttccCAGCGAACAGGTctgcgctggcgcgcgccacctcgaccaTGCATAGCTGGAAGAGCGGGTCGACGAACACCatgccgcctgcgccgagaCACGTCGGCTcgatgacgagcgcgccgaacTGGCGGCCTTGCGCCGTCAGGTCGGCAAGCGTCGAGCGGATATGCGCGCGGTAGTAGTCTGCCAAGGGGGAAGTGGCGCGCGTCTTGAAGTCGTACACGTCCGCCACGGAGCCAAAGGACACGGCCCAGCCGTCCGGCGTCGTCTTGGAGCCAGGAAGGGCGGGCCACGCGTCTGGCCCAGTCGTCGAgacggtcgcggcgccgtcctcgaccagCACCGCAGGCGGAGAGAACCAGTGCCCGCGGCCCTTGTACCAGTCCACAGCCTTGTTGAACGTGGAGGCCTCGGTCGCGTCCATCGCGCCAATGGTGTCGCCGTGGTATCCGCCCCGCAGGCCAATGACCCCCACGTCCCCGCCGATCTCGCCCTGCCACCCGTACCGCTTGCCGCTGGCGCGGAGGGCAGCCTTCAGCGCGACCTCCATGCCTGTGCTCCCGTTGTCCGAGTAGAAgacgcgcgacgcccagCCCTTGCCGACGGTGGAGAGcagcttctcggcgagctcgagcgccggctTGTGGCTTCCGGAGGGGAAGAGGACATGGCCGTACCGCCCTGCTGCTTCGGCCGCAGCGAGGGTGAGCTCCTCAGTCGCGTGTCCGTGCGATTGGCTTCCATCAGCTGCTGTGCCAGAGGACGCACTCACGTGAACCAGCTGGCTGCGCCGTCAAAGAATGGCTCCAGGATGCTCTCCTTGGCGggggccgcctcgcccttcGGCTTGGCGTAGTACGCGTCAAAGTAGTCGCCGTGCGCCGAGTCGATGACCATGACCTGCTGCTCCTTGTTGACCAAGCCGTGCTGCGTGAACGGCCACCACACCTGGTCGAGGGTACGCCTCGGCATGCTCCGGATCTCGTCGATACGCTCGACGTGTTTCCTGTCGAGCCagtcgaccgcgccgccgacgccgccctcgccctcctgctcgccgccgagcccctccacctcggcatACCACTGTGCGAGGCGcacggcgtcctcctcgacagtGCCCTGCTTCTCTGGTGGCCTGCGCACGTTCCAGAACCCGACGCCCCGCTCCTGGAAGTAGTCGCGCAGGAAGGTGTCGTTGCGGTAGTACGGGTCGTGGAGGCACAGGACCGCGTTGATGTCGTACCCGCGTATTGAGAGCGACTCGTACGACGCGAGCGTGGTCGAGATGCCACCGAGGTGTGGTGAGGCGATAAGCACGGCAGGGAGGCGGAGTGGGCGAAGGAAGGTCGActgggtgtgtggtgggtgcAGCGCGGGCGAGTGGACACCTGGCGGTTAgttggcagcagcaagagCCACAACTCACCTCCGGCCGTCTCCACAAAGACGTggccgtccttgccggcgAGACTGCCCGCGACCTCC
This window encodes:
- the BIO3-BIO1 gene encoding Bifunctional dethiobiotin synthetase/7,8-diamino-pelargonic acid aminotransferase, mitochondrial translates to MPLLFPNLRVHQVFGANTDVGKTLLTTALIRSSASRYTGNDKRIFYLKPVSTGPDSESDVAFVERHTRPHADRIATRNLFQYREPMSPHLAAQLAPDLPFPKSNDELVRGVERYVTEVAGSLAGKDGHVFVETAGGVHSPALHPPHTQSTFLRPLRLPAVLIASPHLGGISTTLASYESLSIRGYDINAVLCLHDPYYRNDTFLRDYFQERGVGFWNVRRPPEKQGTVEEDAVRLAQWYAEVEGLGGEQEGEGGVGGAVDWLDRKHVERIDEIRSMPRRTLDQVWWPFTQHGLVNKEQQVMVIDSAHGDYFDAYYAKPKGEAAPAKESILEPFFDGAASWFTQSHGHATEELTLAAAEAAGRYGHVLFPSGSHKPALELAEKLLSTVGKGWASRVFYSDNGSTGMEVALKAALRASGKRYGWQGEIGGDVGVIGLRGGYHGDTIGAMDATEASTFNKAVDWYKGRGHWFSPPAVLVEDGAATVSTTGPDAWPALPGSKTTPDGWAVSFGSVADVYDFKTRATSPLADYYRAHIRSTLADLTAQGRQFGALVIEPTCLGAGGMVFVDPLFQLCMVEVARASADLFAGKRDDATYAAELAAPRDANEWRGLPIIFDEVFSGLYRFGYHNASSVMGTTPDISCYAKILTGGLLPLSATVASSSIFNAFLSDRKVDALLHGHSYTANPMGCAVALRALKMIEDNDAADTWAEPKADWGVSTKDESARWSLWRRKFVDELSRLPQVKGAMAMGTVLAVDLHDPDADYGSLVGQAFLDRLRAHPVVDPTGSAPPFRIHSRPLGNVAYIMTSLWTKSDTVRAMEEVILDELQK